TACCCGAAAAAGAAATTCCGGTCCACCATCTTACATCTGAAAAATTTCAGATGAGTACCTTGAGTGCAGCCGGTCCGGAAAATTTCCATGATGTACACCGGCATAATTTTTTTGAAATTATCTGGTTCAGAGAGGTGTATGAAAACAGTCGCTTAGAATTGGATTTTGAAAGTTACAAACTAGATAACAATCAAATCTGCATCATTGCACCGGGACAGGCATTCAATATGAAATTAGCAGGAGAGGAAGGGTATGCAATGGCCATAAGCCGGGAGATTTTCAATGAAGTTTGTGATATAGAGTGGTTACTCACAGGAGGGGTACTTCCCTTTTATTTAAATCCACAAAATGAAAAGACCTGTACCGCGATCATGTCACTTATTGAGCAGGAATATAAGGAGGCTTCAAGAACTGAGCTCTTAAAGGCCTATCTGAAAGCATTTTGTATTATCATTGCGGAACAAATTAATCCCCACGAACCTTTACTTAATGACCGGCAGAGAGTTCAGGAATTGGTAGGGCTGATAGAAAAGAATTATATACTGCAAAAGGAAACCGGTTTCTATGCCGATCATCTTAAAATAAGCGCTCATCACCTTAACGATATTGTACGTTTACTGAGAGGTACTACAGTAAAAAAGATGATTGCCCAACGTCTTGTGCTGGAGGCCAAGAGAGAGCTTAGTTTTGGAGCTCTGACTGTGAAAGAAGTAAGTTTTAAGCTGGGATTCGGTGATGCTTCTTATTTTTCAAGATTTTTCAAAAAACATACCGGGCAGAGTCCTGAAGAATTTAAAACAGCAAAAGGCTAATCTTCAGAAAGTTCCCGTTGTTTTATTTTAAAATTGATAAAAAGGAAATATTTAGACGGTGTAATCCTCAGTTTGTGCTAGTCATCCTTCAGTTCTTTTATTGTAAGCCTTTGCTTTTTACAGCATTTTTGTACTCTCAAAAATCGCCTGTGAAGGCTATATGACTATTTATGAAGAATTTGAATATTGTAGTGTTTATTTTGGCACTACTCAACACGTTGGAGTCTCTGAGTATCGATCTTTATCTCCCCGCTTTTCCAAATATGGCCCAGATTTTTAATACTGATATTGGGCATATCCAGATATCCATTTCGGTTTTCTTTGCCGGTTTTGCATTCGGACAGCTTTTATGGGGGCCCTTATCGGATAAAAAAGGCCGTAAACCTATGCTGTATTGTGGACTTTTACTTTTTATCATAGGCGCTACAGCCATCTATTTTACATCAGATATTTATGTTTTATGGGCAATGCGTTTTCTACAAGCTTTTGGAGGAAGTGCCGGAATTGTCATAGGAAGAGCCATTGTCATTGACCTTTATGATAAACAAAAATCTGTAGCAATCTTTTCCCAACAGTCACAGATCAGTGGTATTGCGCCTATTGTTGCACCTTTGCTGGGAAGTGTATTTCTTAAGTTTTGGGGCTGGAACAGTTCTTTTGCTTTCCTGTGTGTTATGGGGCTGATTACTTTTTTTATGGTGTACAAATACATTCCTGAAACTAATGCGAAAATCAGTCTTCCTGACGAGTACGACCATGAAAATGAAAAAAGCTTAAAAGATCAGCTGAAAATGATCATTTCAAATAAAGATTTTATCAACAGTACGATGATCGGAAGTATTGCTTTTGCCTCTCTTATCATCTACATTTCAAATGCTCCGTTTCTGTTTATGGAACTTCATGGTTTCTCAAGCGGGGTTTTCAGTTTTATATTTGCTTTTAACTCGCTGGCTTTGATAACAGCTGCTTACATTACACCCAAATTGATCAAGAGAATAAGTAATTCAACCGTTTTATTTATTGCCACAATTATTTTACTGGTTGTGTGTACCCTGCATATCTTAATTGCAGCAGAAAATCTTTCTGTAGCTTTAGAAATTACAATGCTCTATTTGTCATTACTTGCGATCGGAATTTTATTTCCTATTACTTCAGCACATGCTTTATCCCCATTTAAAGAAGGACGCGGGACGGCTGCAGCCTTGCTTGGATTTATGCAGTTGATGGTTACATTTTTGATGTCAGGACTCATCGGTCTTTTGGAAGCAGACTCTATTATTCCAATGGTGGTGGCCCGTGCAGGAATTGCTTTGATTGCAGTTTGGTTTGGGTATCGTATTTTTAAAAATCAAAAAGCTGCTGTGTAAAAATAGCAATGGCTCTGTTTCTATGGTTGTGTTACAGTTAAATAGGGGTATAGTTATTTTAAAAAGGTTATCTTTTTTAATGAGTTGTTAATATTATATTGATCCTGTTATTTGATCCTGTTGTCATACTATCCAAACACTTAATCAAGTAATTTTTGTAAAAAATTGCCAAAGGGTTCTATTTGCATAAAATTTAAAATATGAAAAGAAACCTTTTGACAGCTATCTGCTGTTTATTGCCATTAGGGTATTGGGTAAGTGCACAATCCGGAATATCTGCCGAGCTTAAAACCGAATATATACCAGGCTCCAATTATATACGCCCTGAAGACAGTACCAAAACCAACTCTAAAAGCGATTTTAAAAGAGTAGATCTGAATCTGAGGATTCCATTATCTGTAAAAAAAGATACAGATGGAAAAGTAAGAGCCTGGTCAATGCTTCTCAGCGGATCCTATGCAAAGATGAAACACACCAACTATGACACTCAATTATTTCCTGACCAGATGCTGAATGCGCAGGTCGGACTTCAGCATATGAGGCCTCTGGGTAAAAAGTGGAGTATGATGATGACAGCATCGGTAGGAGTATATACCGATATGGAAAAAGTGAACTTTGATGATGTATTGGGACAGGGTGGAATTTTGTTTATCAGACATTTCAATCCTAATCTTGCTTTGGGAGGAGGTCCGGTATTGACAACAGCATTTGGCGTTCCTATGATTTTACCCTGGATCTATTTTGACTGGAAGACGAACGGAAAAATTAAGTTTAATATCAACTTCCCGGAAGGAATGGAAGCCGGGTATCTGTTTTCTGATCAATTTGCATTAAAAGCTGTAGTAAACCTTAACGGAATGACCGTAGAAAGAAATAAGGACGGAAAATCAATACTGTTGGGTTACCAGCAGATCACTGCCGGACTCAGACCGGAGTTTAAGATCAATGATAAACTTACATTGCGTCTTACAGGCGGAACTGCATTATTAAGAAGCTTCAGTGAAAGTGACCGAAAAATCAAAAATATTTTCCGGGACAAAAAAATGGCAGATCCCAGATTCGCAAGCACATTCTATGCAGCAGTATCATTACGCTGGAATCTTCCATAGAAGATTCAAAAAGGGAAGATGCCTAAGGCTGTCATCATACTGTATCTTCCCTTTTAAAATTATTTGCTGATCAATTTTTTATAAACCACCTGATTCAGCAGCTCTTCCTTTCGGTTACGGGAAATGGGAAGTTCGATCTTATTAATAAAAATACGTCCTCCGGAAATCATATCGATATGGGTAATATTGATCAGATAAGACTTATGGATCCTGAAAAAATGATCAGAGGGAAGCGATTCTTCAATAGCCTTCATTGTCTGATGAATGATCAGCGATTTATCTTTAAAATGAAGCCTGGTATAATTCTGCATACTTTCTACGTAGAGAATATCCACCCATGAAACTTTAATAAAGCTGTCAGATTGCCTTACGTACAGAAAAGGATCATCAAGGGGTATATTTTTTCTCAGTTTTTCACTGACAATAAACTGCTGCTGTGCTTTATTTACAGCCTGATAAAAACGGTTAAAAGCAATAGGCTTCAAAAGATAGTCTACCACCTGAAGCCTGAATCCCTCTAAAGCATATTCAGAGTAAGCGGTAGTGAGAATACATAAAGGAGGGTTTTCCAGCTGCTCCAGAAACTCAAGACCGGTAAGGTAGGGCATATTAATATCCAGAAGAAGAAGGTCTATTTCTTTTTCCTTCACTATAGTATCAGCTTCCAGTGCTGTGGCACAGGTCCCTTCCACTGATAAAAAGTCAATCTGGCCGGCCAGCTCTTTAAGATGGAATCTTGCCAGAGGTTCGTCATCTATAATGAGGCATTTCATTTTAGGAATAGTAGTACTCATGATACTCAGCTAAATTTAAGGTTAAAGTTACTTTGAATATATTCTGATCAGCTTCTATTTTTAAATCATGGGAGCCTGGATACTGTAATTTTAGGCGTTTTTTTACGTTTTCAAGACCAATTCCTCCAACTCCATCCTTCTTTTTATAGCTCAATACATCAGAATAAGAATTTTCTATATAAAAGGAGAGAACTTTATCTCTTTCCATACAAGAAATTGAGATGTGACCTTTATGGCCGGGAAGCCTGCATACATATTTGAATGCATTTTCAATAAAAGTTACCAAGAGAAGAGGGGCAATAAAAGCTTTGTTACTGCTAATCTCCCAGATTGTCGTTACGTCCAGTTCATTACCCCATCTCAGTTTTTCAACTTCTACCAGATTCTGAATATGCTCTATATCTTTATCTAAAGGGACAGTGTTTTGATTACAGTGATATAGCTGGTAGCGTAAGATATCTGAAAATTTAAGGAGCAGATAATCTGCAAGCTGAGTATCTGTTCTCATTAAAATATGAATGTGATTCAGAATGTTGAATACCACATGCGGATTGATCTGATCTTGTAAAAGCTTGAGTTGGTTTTCCAGATGTGCCTGCTGAAGAAGAATATGATCCCGCTCTATTTTTCCATGCTCCTGATAGAATTTTACACCGCAGGCAGCACCGTTAATTAAGAAAGAGGCGGGAAGGGCAAGGTAGAATCCCTTCCATAAAATAGGAATCTGATCAGAAAAATCTGGGGGAAGCACAGTGTCCGAACTTCCTTTAACATAGGTGAATATCAAAGAATATATAAAGCTTAATGCAAAAATAATCAGGGTGGCCTGTGTAAGAAAGAAACCCATCCTTTTTGAACGAAGGGCCTTGGGAAGTAGTTTTGTTGTAAGAAAATGAGTGAAAATAAAGGACGTAGCTGTGATCACAAAAGTCTGAAAAACCGCAGTGTACCCATTCGATGTAGCTTGAAAATTAATCCAAATGGCAACCGTAAAAACGAGCCAGAAAAGGATAATGAAAGTATGTTTTCTTAAAACAAAAAATCTTGCCATGAAATAATCTAAAGTTGATTGATAAAAAATTAGAAACTGAAGGGAAACAGTTTCTAATCATGTAAAGGTAATTTAAGTTTTTAGAACAGGAAATACCCTATCCCAAGGCTAAAGCTGTGAGGTTTAGACTTGAACTCTTTACTGATATTTGAAAGCCCGTTTTCATATCTCAGATCTACGGTGAAATTCTTATAATCTATTCCCAAACCGCCTGTAATTCCAATATTGGATTTATCAAAATTTTTAAAGCCTTCGGCGACAGCCTGTGAAGTGGAAATTTTGTTATTAAAAGCATAGCTGTAGACTCCGCCGGCAAATACTCTTACATTAAAATCATCTGTTTTTACCACTTTATATCCTACAACTACCGGGATGTCAATGGCATTCCAACTTAGTTTTGCCGAGCTTCCATCTTTTGCTTCGTAG
This genomic window from Chryseobacterium sp. MEBOG06 contains:
- a CDS encoding DUF6268 family outer membrane beta-barrel protein, which codes for MKRNLLTAICCLLPLGYWVSAQSGISAELKTEYIPGSNYIRPEDSTKTNSKSDFKRVDLNLRIPLSVKKDTDGKVRAWSMLLSGSYAKMKHTNYDTQLFPDQMLNAQVGLQHMRPLGKKWSMMMTASVGVYTDMEKVNFDDVLGQGGILFIRHFNPNLALGGGPVLTTAFGVPMILPWIYFDWKTNGKIKFNINFPEGMEAGYLFSDQFALKAVVNLNGMTVERNKDGKSILLGYQQITAGLRPEFKINDKLTLRLTGGTALLRSFSESDRKIKNIFRDKKMADPRFASTFYAAVSLRWNLP
- a CDS encoding porin family protein yields the protein MKQQFLAFSSLLLCIISSVNIYAQQTPSFHIGVKGGTSFTKTSTESSSLEGKYGFGYQAGIMTRMDIGKLYVQGEALFNKRKTSYEAKDGSSAKLSWNAIDIPVVVGYKVVKTDDFNVRVFAGGVYSYAFNNKISTSQAVAEGFKNFDKSNIGITGGLGIDYKNFTVDLRYENGLSNISKEFKSKPHSFSLGIGYFLF
- a CDS encoding helix-turn-helix domain-containing protein, with the protein product MIIPEKEIPVHHLTSEKFQMSTLSAAGPENFHDVHRHNFFEIIWFREVYENSRLELDFESYKLDNNQICIIAPGQAFNMKLAGEEGYAMAISREIFNEVCDIEWLLTGGVLPFYLNPQNEKTCTAIMSLIEQEYKEASRTELLKAYLKAFCIIIAEQINPHEPLLNDRQRVQELVGLIEKNYILQKETGFYADHLKISAHHLNDIVRLLRGTTVKKMIAQRLVLEAKRELSFGALTVKEVSFKLGFGDASYFSRFFKKHTGQSPEEFKTAKG
- a CDS encoding LytR/AlgR family response regulator transcription factor; protein product: MSTTIPKMKCLIIDDEPLARFHLKELAGQIDFLSVEGTCATALEADTIVKEKEIDLLLLDINMPYLTGLEFLEQLENPPLCILTTAYSEYALEGFRLQVVDYLLKPIAFNRFYQAVNKAQQQFIVSEKLRKNIPLDDPFLYVRQSDSFIKVSWVDILYVESMQNYTRLHFKDKSLIIHQTMKAIEESLPSDHFFRIHKSYLINITHIDMISGGRIFINKIELPISRNRKEELLNQVVYKKLISK
- a CDS encoding sensor histidine kinase: MARFFVLRKHTFIILFWLVFTVAIWINFQATSNGYTAVFQTFVITATSFIFTHFLTTKLLPKALRSKRMGFFLTQATLIIFALSFIYSLIFTYVKGSSDTVLPPDFSDQIPILWKGFYLALPASFLINGAACGVKFYQEHGKIERDHILLQQAHLENQLKLLQDQINPHVVFNILNHIHILMRTDTQLADYLLLKFSDILRYQLYHCNQNTVPLDKDIEHIQNLVEVEKLRWGNELDVTTIWEISSNKAFIAPLLLVTFIENAFKYVCRLPGHKGHISISCMERDKVLSFYIENSYSDVLSYKKKDGVGGIGLENVKKRLKLQYPGSHDLKIEADQNIFKVTLTLNLAEYHEYYYS
- a CDS encoding multidrug effflux MFS transporter, with amino-acid sequence MKNLNIVVFILALLNTLESLSIDLYLPAFPNMAQIFNTDIGHIQISISVFFAGFAFGQLLWGPLSDKKGRKPMLYCGLLLFIIGATAIYFTSDIYVLWAMRFLQAFGGSAGIVIGRAIVIDLYDKQKSVAIFSQQSQISGIAPIVAPLLGSVFLKFWGWNSSFAFLCVMGLITFFMVYKYIPETNAKISLPDEYDHENEKSLKDQLKMIISNKDFINSTMIGSIAFASLIIYISNAPFLFMELHGFSSGVFSFIFAFNSLALITAAYITPKLIKRISNSTVLFIATIILLVVCTLHILIAAENLSVALEITMLYLSLLAIGILFPITSAHALSPFKEGRGTAAALLGFMQLMVTFLMSGLIGLLEADSIIPMVVARAGIALIAVWFGYRIFKNQKAAV